The genomic window ACCGCCTCAAGGGTTGCGGTGGGTGCGGTATGTAAAAGGCTATTGGAGGAATTTGGCATAAGGATAGGTAGTTATGTGGTAAGTATAGGGAGGCTAAAGCCAGAAATAAGGGAAGAGGACCTTCTCAAAAGGCACGAGCTTGCAGAGCTTTCTGAACTGCGTTTCCCAGACCCCTCAAAAGACCAAGACTTCAGGGCGGTTATTGACGAGGCAAAGGAGAGAGGCGAAAGCCTCGGTGGTATCTTTGAGGTCTTCGCCGTAGGTGTGCCACCGGGGCTTGGAAGCCATATCCAGTGGGATAAACGCATAGATGGAAGGATAGCACAAGCTATGATGAGCATACAGGCTATAAAAGGAGTGGAGATGGGGCTCGGCTTTGAAAGTGGCAGGCTCTATGGCTCTGAGGTACACGACGAGATTGGCTGGTCAGAGGAGTTGGGATACTTTCGCTATAGCAACCGCCTTGGAGGAACAGAAGGGGGCATTACCAACGGCATGCCCATTCTTGTTCGGTGTGTCATGAAGCCCATACCAACCCTTACAAAGCCCCTTAGAAGCGTAGACCTGCGGACAAGGGAGGAGGTAAGGGCAGGAAAGGAAAGAAGCGACGTGGTGGCAGTGCCAGCTGCCTCTGTGGTGGGAGAAGCCATGCTTGCCATAGTCTTGGCGGATGCACTGCTTGAAAAGCTGGGCGGAGATTTTATGGAAGAAATAAAGGAACGATTTGAGAGGTATCTCCAGCATGTCAAAAGTTTTTGAGGAGGTGGGAAGGGCTACGCTCCTTACCCTCTGGGGTCTTTACTTTATCTTCAGAAGACCTCCAAAACTAAGGCACTTTATAAAACAGCTTGCATACCTTGCCTCCGAAACGGTGCCGGTTGTAGTAATTACATCCCTTTTTTCTGGAGGTGTAATAGCCCTTCAGACCTACAGCACCTTTCATCGCTTTAATGCGGAGTTCCTCATAGGTGCGGTGGTAGCCATATCCATGGGAAGGGAATTGGGTCCTGTGCTTGCCTCCCTTATGGTGGTGGCAAGGGTAGGCTCCGCCATGACTGCTAATATAGGCACTATGAGGATAACGGAGCAGATAGATGCCCTTGAGGTCATGGGCATAAACCCCAAAAGCTACCTTGTGTCTCCAAGGCTCTTTGCGGGCATTGTGGGCGTTCCCATGCTCGTGGTAATTGCGGACATCTCTGGTATATTTGGTGGATGGTTTGTGGCGGTCAAACTTTTTGGAGTAAATGAATACCTCTTTTGGGAAAAAATGAAAGACCTCGCAGAGCTTTACGACTTTATCGGCGGTCTATACAAGGCGGTCTTCTTCGGCTTTATCATCTCTGCGGTAAGTTGCTATTTTGGATACTACACAAGGGGAGGAACAGAAGGCGTGGGAAGGGCAACTACCAATAGCGTGGTAGCCTCTTCCA from Hydrogenobacter sp. T-8 includes these protein-coding regions:
- the aroC gene encoding chorismate synthase, encoding MPIRFLTAGESHGKALVCILEGIPANLELSSEYINRELQRRQRGYGRGGRMKIESDRVEFLSGVRFGKTLGSPISMVIWNRDWENWQEKMAYEGEPPESLVPFVRPRPGHADLAGGIKYNQKDLRNILERASARETASRVAVGAVCKRLLEEFGIRIGSYVVSIGRLKPEIREEDLLKRHELAELSELRFPDPSKDQDFRAVIDEAKERGESLGGIFEVFAVGVPPGLGSHIQWDKRIDGRIAQAMMSIQAIKGVEMGLGFESGRLYGSEVHDEIGWSEELGYFRYSNRLGGTEGGITNGMPILVRCVMKPIPTLTKPLRSVDLRTREEVRAGKERSDVVAVPAASVVGEAMLAIVLADALLEKLGGDFMEEIKERFERYLQHVKSF
- a CDS encoding MlaE family lipid ABC transporter permease subunit, producing the protein MSKVFEEVGRATLLTLWGLYFIFRRPPKLRHFIKQLAYLASETVPVVVITSLFSGGVIALQTYSTFHRFNAEFLIGAVVAISMGRELGPVLASLMVVARVGSAMTANIGTMRITEQIDALEVMGINPKSYLVSPRLFAGIVGVPMLVVIADISGIFGGWFVAVKLFGVNEYLFWEKMKDLAELYDFIGGLYKAVFFGFIISAVSCYFGYYTRGGTEGVGRATTNSVVASSMLILISDYFLTAIIF